The proteins below are encoded in one region of Methanobacterium aggregans:
- a CDS encoding NAD(P)H-dependent oxidoreductase, with amino-acid sequence MNVFIVFAHPEPTSLNGTIKDIAVKILKNNGHEVKISDLYGINFKAVLDQEDFASRKNPESFNPMIEQVNAVANGTLPQDIQDEVEKLKWADILILQFPVWWSSMPAILKGWIDRVFLPGVVHNMGEGKVYNEGLLNGKKAMLSFTTGSPQELYSSEGPHGDLNEAFRSITHTIFEFAGLEVMPSFGLYGAAMRSEEDVKMELEKFKQVLNSI; translated from the coding sequence ATGAATGTATTCATAGTTTTTGCACACCCAGAGCCCACATCCTTAAATGGGACCATTAAGGACATTGCAGTTAAAATATTAAAAAATAACGGCCATGAAGTTAAAATATCCGATCTTTATGGGATCAACTTCAAAGCAGTGCTGGATCAAGAGGATTTTGCCAGCAGAAAGAATCCTGAAAGCTTTAATCCTATGATTGAACAGGTCAACGCTGTTGCAAATGGAACACTTCCTCAGGATATACAGGATGAAGTTGAAAAACTGAAATGGGCAGATATACTAATTTTACAGTTCCCAGTATGGTGGAGTTCAATGCCCGCAATTTTAAAAGGCTGGATAGACAGAGTTTTTCTACCAGGAGTTGTTCATAACATGGGTGAAGGAAAAGTGTACAACGAAGGGTTATTAAATGGCAAAAAGGCAATGTTATCATTCACAACAGGGTCACCACAGGAATTATACTCTTCTGAAGGTCCTCATGGTGACTTAAATGAAGCATTCCGTTCAATAACCCACACAATATTTGAATTCGCGGGCCTAGAAGTGATGCCTTCATTCGGTTTATACGGTGCTGCAATGAGGTCTGAAGAAGATGTAAAAATGGAATTAGAAAAATTTAAGCAGGTATTAAACTCAATCTAA
- a CDS encoding nitroreductase family protein, with the protein MEKKNFYDTIFKRKSIRNYDQNPLDEENISSIQEYMDNLTPLFPDIETELKIVSGDEIKTRMMKRAPHYIAVFSENKEGYLTNIGYMLQQMDLFLSDNGIGCCWQGIPKPKKEVLKSSKLEFIILLAFGKPKEALYRSSVSEFKRKSMDGITDIEGANNLLEAARIAPSATNSQPWFFTGSKNNINVYCVQSKFLKARMLKKLNQIDMGIGIFHIVTAAEHFGKSIEIIFDKTARDNPPEGYYYIVTLKIE; encoded by the coding sequence ATGGAAAAAAAGAATTTTTATGATACTATATTCAAAAGAAAGTCAATTCGGAACTATGATCAGAATCCACTTGATGAGGAGAATATTTCCAGTATTCAAGAGTATATGGACAACTTAACTCCCCTTTTTCCAGATATTGAAACTGAACTGAAAATTGTATCTGGGGATGAGATTAAAACCCGTATGATGAAAAGGGCACCCCACTACATAGCAGTATTTTCGGAAAATAAGGAGGGATACCTGACGAATATTGGTTACATGCTGCAGCAGATGGATCTTTTCCTTTCAGACAATGGTATCGGCTGCTGCTGGCAGGGAATACCCAAACCTAAAAAGGAAGTATTAAAGAGTTCAAAGCTGGAATTCATAATTTTACTTGCCTTTGGCAAGCCCAAGGAGGCACTGTATCGAAGCAGTGTTTCTGAATTCAAGAGAAAATCTATGGATGGAATAACCGATATTGAAGGTGCAAATAATCTTCTGGAAGCTGCACGTATTGCACCATCAGCTACAAACAGTCAGCCATGGTTTTTCACAGGATCGAAGAACAACATCAATGTATACTGCGTTCAATCCAAGTTTTTAAAGGCCAGAATGCTGAAGAAGTTGAACCAGATCGATATGGGAATAGGTATTTTCCACATAGTTACTGCAGCAGAACACTTTGGAAAAAGCATTGAGATAATTTTTGATAAAACTGCCAGGGACAATCCACCTGAAGGCTACTACTACATTGTCACGTTAAAAATTGAATGA